One Drosophila subobscura isolate 14011-0131.10 chromosome U, UCBerk_Dsub_1.0, whole genome shotgun sequence DNA window includes the following coding sequences:
- the LOC117901751 gene encoding lachesin, which translates to MIQLKLSTKAIAFGIVLLLIKGQGEIGGHSLPHTQGHSEPDEMVPEFLAQLTNITVPQGRDISFTCVVDNLGQYRVAWIKSDSKAILGIHTHMVSLNPRLSVTHNGHNTWKLHISRVQINDSGSYMCQVNTDPMKSLSGYLDVVVPPDILNHPDHNLEEGVSTEGGSIVLVCSATGVPEPKVQWRRETGKDIILRAETRDKQALKSVEGERLTLTNVQRTDMGGYICIASNGVPPSVSKRFDVHVNFPPTIKAVNQLVGAPVEREVTLECIVEVYPKPLNGWYRNEGNIKLHNGNKYNISEEMINLYTWHLNLTIRHLTKSDFGAYSCSSVNALGKSETRIRLQELRLPPKSTTTPTPHVHTTAKPRRKQQPGHNKGLNEVVRAKETHFSNQMQQENDVFGGGIGLPQSANSGNAGSVVESGNVNGMINGAEVHTQLPARNGYEKTHKSAGAVPSPRSPWNFESAGSQLHASTTIATNSLVFFLSCVLSVCTSMYMLI; encoded by the exons AtgattcaattaaagttgAGCACAAAAGCGATagcttttggcattgttttgttACTTATCAAAGGGCAAGGCGAAATCGGAGGTCATTCGCTGCCGCACACACAAG GACACAGCGAACCAGATGAAATGGTCCCAGAGTTCTTGGCGCAATTGACGAATATAACTGTACCCCAAGGAAGAGACATATCCTTCACCTGTGTTGTTGATAATTTGGGCCAATATCGG GTGGCATGGATTAAATCTGATTCAAAAGCAATACttggcatacacacacacatggtcTCACTAAATCCCAGATTATCTGTGACACACAACGGCCACAACACCTGGAAACTTCACATATCTCGCGTACAGATAAATGACTCCGGCAGCTACATGTGCCAAGTGAATACGGATCCCATGAAGAGCCTT TCAGGCTATTTAGATGTTGTTGTGCCTCCGGATATTCTAAATCACCCAGACCATAATCTCGAGGAAGGCGTCAGCACTGAGGGTGGCAGCATTGTGCTCGTGTGTAGTGCGACTGGCGTACCCGAGCCCAAGGTGCAGTGGCGCCGTGAAACGGGAAAGGATATTATACTCCGAGCGGAGACCAGAGACAAACAAG CACTTAAATCTGTCGAAGGAGAAAGACTTACTCTGACAAATGTCCAACGTACGGATATGGGTGGCTACATTTGCATTGCTTCCAACGGTGTGCCGCCGTCAGTGAGCAAGAGATTTGACGTACACGTAAACT TTCCACCCACAATTAAAGCTGTCAATCAGTTGGTCGGCGCTCCCGTGGAGAGAGAAGTAACATTGGAGTGCATTGTAGAAGTTTATCCCAAGCCACTGAATGGATGGTACCGCAATGAGG GTAACATCAAATTGCACAACGGAAATAAGTACAACATATCTGAAGAAATGATTAACCTGTACACATGGCATCTTAACTTAACCATCCGGCACCTGACTAAATCCGATTTCGGCGCTTACAGTTGCTCCAGTGTGAATGCCCTTGGCAAGAGTGAAACTCGCATCAGACTACAAG AATTACGATTACCGCCCAAGTCGACAACGACGCCAACACCTCACGTGCACACAACGGCAAAACCGCGTCGGAAGCAGCAACCCGGCCACAACAAGGGACTGAACGAAGTGGTGCGTGCCAAGGAAACCCATTTCTCAAATCAAATGCAGCAGGAGAACGACGTATTCGGCGGTGGGATTGGTCTGCCCCAGAGCGCCAACAGTGGTAATGCTGGTAGCGTAGTTGAAAGTGGAAACGTCAACGGCATGATAAACGGAGCGGAAG TACATACACAACTACCTGCACGGAACGGATATGAAAAGACACATAAGTCGGCTGGCGCTGTACCATCACCCCGTTCGCCATGGAACTTTGAGAGTGCGGGGTCCCAGCTGCATGCCAGCACCACGATAGCGACAAACTCTCtggtgttttttctttcttgcgTACTGTCCGTGTGTACGAGCATGTATATGCTCATTTAA
- the LOC117901414 gene encoding retinal guanylyl cyclase 2-like isoform X2: MIGLLPFFVIILVSSGIDSSQFHCVNNNDITSQEPKIHELEIGLQTTNRPLHQVITRIFFMFLKDVLGYRNIRIIPINSYNAWTTLDLVRRDNRYPNISMINIQAWMPYTFGTLPENVLSAGASMTLGRFGWFVPKTQQPKDVFAYQSLHYEIFQNVNHTYYDLYVLEDSVLNGLLKIRSALEYRNPNCVGYKCATILAEFRNDSSFVEDQLIETGMMVNVLWLGERFRETIEWLIKEYEQKFPDGSKRLVILHWTPSEIIADQNAFQQITMPRCEDFNCLQRSGCKYELTPILKYYAKRLATDKQLMHVLRYFNLSDKHLAYIRKGLKYYRQDQSVAADEMYDKVACHWLLTNKNYYNLWKESNQTITLLIGGIFPINITNRGHENVMNVAKQAASAINKDQTILPGYNLEILVNNGQCKSDMVMKSFIHYYSIPNMLGVLGPACSETVEPIAGISKHMNMMIMSYSAEGASFSNRQAYPYFYRTIGTNRLFVDAYIAIMEQFKWTRVASITEDESNDNTSQMEKKLKLRNFTLVINRKLQAVVTPTEMKEHLHKLKEVHAKIITADIQINNAAILFCEAHKLGMTQRDDYVWFLPTWLPKDFRLWENIVNRSCTASELRNAIEGHFSVRHTPFGNPDAVMQEGKPIRAWLEQYRNQSGEPSNYAGFTYDAVWAYALAAHKLLLKDQYAVNYLRNSEIVNRFSELIEQTDFEGLSGHVSFAQGELAGSRLIDLDILQWKNASYVQVGKFKPITKGKGDRMHMSGGNLSLSFNNILWLKGLVPEDGRYDCQFSGLARTFRVNCETAAMVFAIVFCLLAISLISFISFWFWKKRYSHKLKRSAQIMKMFGIDLLSPSQNKMNTLDKWEIPKENVVVNRRLGEGAFGMVYGGEAQITSGHWTAVAVKTLKSGQSMEDRLDFLSEAEAMKKFDHKNIIKLLGVCLQSEPIYTVMEFMLYGDLKTYLLARRNMVKEKITDDSDISAKRLTLYAMDIACGLAYLSEKKYVHRDIALRNCLVNAQRVVKIADFGMARPTFESDYYRFNRKGVRKLFPVRWMPPETLVLGLFTPASDIWSFGVVLYEVITFGSYPYQGLTNNQVLEYVKNGKTMHIPFGVKPPLEGLLKACWSQEASKRPTALEVVEYISSYPRLLTPTLDVPATSIDLADSQSDKINECGIRELSNLTISANTYTEPDTIYKPLCDTGSFTPITPDGYSIMSPLLAPQTNEKPSSFIK; the protein is encoded by the exons ATGATTGGGCTGCTACCATTTTTCGTGATCATTCTGGTGTCATCCGGAATAGATAGTTCTCAATTTCACTGCGTTAACAATAATG ATATTACTTCACAAGAGCCAAAAATACATGAATTGGAAATTGGACTACAAACGACCAATCGACCGTTACACCAGGTGATTacgcgcatcttcttcatgtTTTTAAAAGATGTCCTGGGCTACAGAAATATTCGAATTATACCGATAAATAGTTACAATGCCTGGACGACACTGGATTTGGTTAG GCGCGATAATAGGTACCCTAACATCAGCATGATTAATATACAAGCTTGGATGCCGTATACTTTTGGGACCTTGCCTGAAAATGTTTTGAGTGCGGGCGCTTCAATGACTCTCGGTCGCTTCGGCTGGTTTGTACCGAAAACACAACAACCAAAGGACGTGTTCGCATACCAAAGTTTACACTACGAAATCTTTCAAAATGTCAACCACACTTACTATGATCTGTACGTATTGGAAGATAGCGTACTAAATGGACTACTAAAAATCCGCAG TGCTCTGGAGTACAGAAATCCCAACTGCGTCGGATACAAATGTGCAACAATATTGGCCGAGTTCAGAAACGATTCCAGCTTCGTTGAGGATCAACTGATTGAAACTGGCATGATGGTAAATGTACTTTGGCTTGGCGAAAGGTTTAGAGAGACAATTGAGTGGCTTATCAAGGAGTACGAACAGAAATTTCCGGATGGATCGAAGCGATTGGTCATTTTGCATTGGACGCCATCCGAAATAATAGCCGACCAAAACGCGTTTCAGCAAATTACAATGCCCAGATGTGAGGATTTTAATTGCTTACAGCGCTCAGGCTGCAAATATGAGCTGACTCccattttaaaatattatgcCAAGCGTTTGGCAACTGACAAGCAACTTATGCACGTACTTCGGTACTTCAATCTATCTGACAAGCATTTGGCATATATTAGAAAGGGTCTCAAGTACTATCGACAGGATCAaagtgttgctgctgatgaaaTGTACGATAAAGTCGCGTGCCATTGGCTGCTGACCAATAAGAACTATTACAATTTGTGGAAGGAAAGCAATCAAACGATTACTCTACTGATCGGTGGTATATTTCCAATCAATATAACCAATAGAGGACACGAAAATGTTATGAATGTGGCGAAACAGGCTGCATCCGCAATCAATAAAGACCAAACCATACTGCCTGGCTATAATCTGGAGATCTTGGTAAACAATGGGCAATGCAAGTCGGACATGGTCATGAAATCCTTTATACACTATTACAGCATTCCAAACATGCTGGGTGTTTTGGGACCAGCGTGCAGCGAAACTGTAGAGCCAATAGCTGGCATTTCGAAGCACATGAACATGATGATCATGTCCTACTCGGCGGAGGGTGCCAGCTTTAGTAATCGCCAAGCATATCCATATTTTTATCGCACAATTGGCACAAATCGGCTGTTTGTTGATGCATATATCGCCATCATGGAGCAATTTAAATGGACTCGTGTGGCATCTATAACAGAAGATGAATCCAATGATAATACCTCACAAATGGAGAAAAAGTTAAAACTTCGCAATTTTACGCTTGTTATAAATCGAAAATTGCAAGCCGTTGTCACTCCCACGGAAATGAAAGAG CATCTACACAAACTAAAAGAAGTTCATGCCAAAATTATAACTGCGGACATACAAATCAACAATGCTGCCATACTGTTTTGTGAAGCTCACAAGTTGGGG atgACACAACGAGATGATTATGTTTGGTTTCTTCCAACTTGGCTGCCAAAAGACTTTCGATTATGGGAAAATATAGTCAACAGGAGCTGTACTGCCAGTGAGCTcagaaat GCAATCGAAGGTCACTTTAGTGTCAGGCACACTCCATTTGGTAACCCTGATGCCGTAATGCAGGAGGGTAAGCCAATAAGGGCTTGGCTGGAACAATATAGAAACCAATCTGGAGAGCCTTCAAACTACGCAGGCTTTACGTACGACGCGGTTTGGGCCTATGCGTTAGCCGCGCATAAATTGCTCCTGAAGGACCAGTATGCTGTCAATTATTTGAGGAATTCGGAGATTGTCAATCGGTTTAGTGAACTAATTGAACAAACTGACTTTGAAGGTTTGTCCGGTCATGTGTCGTTTGCCCAAGGAGAGCTCGCGGGATCACGTCTCATCGACTTGGACATTCTGCAGTGGAAAAATGCTAGCTACGTACAAGTGGGAAAGTTCAAGCCCATCACAAAGGGCAAGGGAGACAGAATGCATATGTCCGGTGGTAATTTATCGTTGAGTTTCAACAATATATTATGGCTGAAAGGTCTGGTGCCAGAGGATGGTAGATACGACTGCCAGTTCTCTGGATTGGCTCGCACATTTCGAGTGAACTGTGAAACGGCTGCGATGGTTTTCGccattgtattttgtttgctggcaaTTTCCTTGATTTCTTTTATATCTTTCTGGTTTTGGAAGAAACGCTACAGCCATAAGCTGAAACGATCGGCACAGATAATGAAGATGTTCGGTATAGATCTGCTCTCTCCATCGCAGAATAAAATGAACACTTTGGACAAATGGGAAATTCCAAAGGAGAACGTTGTGGTTAACCGTCGGTTAGGAGAGGGTGCATTCGGCATGGTTTACGGTGGAGAGGCTCAAATAACTTCTGGTCATTGGACTGCAGTGGCTGTAAAAACACTGAAGTCGGGTCAGTCCATGGAAGATCGTTTGGACTTCTTgtcggaggcagaggcaatgaagaaatttgatcataaaaacataattaaactCTTAGGCGTTTGTTTGCAAAGTGAACCCATATACACGGTAATGGAGTTCATGTTGTATGGAGATCTAAAAACGTATCTATTGGCCCGTAGGAACATGGTGAAAGAAAAAATCACAGATGACAGTGATATTTCCGCAAAGCGTCTTACGTTGTATGCCATGGACATTGCTTGTGGTCTTGCGTACTTAAGTGAAAAGAAATACGTTCACCGGGACATAGCGCTTAGAAATTGCCTCGTAAATGCCCAGAGAGTTGTCAAAATCGCAGATTTTGGTATGGCCAGACCCACGTTTGAGAGTGATTATTACAGATTTAATAGAAAGGGCGTTCGGAAGCTATTTCCCGTGCGTTGGATGCCACCAGAAACACTAGTCTTGGGCTTATTTACTCCAGCCTCTGATATTTGGTCATTCGGGGTGGTGCTCTATGAAGTAATTACGTTTGGCTCGTATCCATACCAAGGCTTAACGAACAATCAGGTTCTTGAATACGTTAAGAATGGTAAAACGATGCATATACCTTTTGGTGTTAAGCCGCCACTAGAGGGTCTCTTAAAGGCATGCTGGAGCCAGGAGGCGAGCAAACGGCCCACTGCCTTGGAGGTTGTGGAGTACATTTCCAGCTACCCTCGACTCCTAACTCCTACTCTTGATGTGCCTGCCACTTCTATTGACCTGGCGGATAGTCAATCcgataaaataaatgaatgcgGCATAAGGGAGCTGAGTAATTTGACCATTTCGGCCAATACTTATACTGAGCCCGATACCATATACAAACCACTTTGCGATACTGGTTCGTTTACACCCATAACACCCGATGGATACAGTATAATGTCCCCACTCCTAGCGCCCCAAACGAATGAAAAGCCCAGCtcatttataaaataa
- the LOC117901414 gene encoding retinal guanylyl cyclase 2-like isoform X1 yields the protein MIGLLPFFVIILVSSGIDSSQFHCVNNNVDITSQEPKIHELEIGLQTTNRPLHQVITRIFFMFLKDVLGYRNIRIIPINSYNAWTTLDLVRRDNRYPNISMINIQAWMPYTFGTLPENVLSAGASMTLGRFGWFVPKTQQPKDVFAYQSLHYEIFQNVNHTYYDLYVLEDSVLNGLLKIRSALEYRNPNCVGYKCATILAEFRNDSSFVEDQLIETGMMVNVLWLGERFRETIEWLIKEYEQKFPDGSKRLVILHWTPSEIIADQNAFQQITMPRCEDFNCLQRSGCKYELTPILKYYAKRLATDKQLMHVLRYFNLSDKHLAYIRKGLKYYRQDQSVAADEMYDKVACHWLLTNKNYYNLWKESNQTITLLIGGIFPINITNRGHENVMNVAKQAASAINKDQTILPGYNLEILVNNGQCKSDMVMKSFIHYYSIPNMLGVLGPACSETVEPIAGISKHMNMMIMSYSAEGASFSNRQAYPYFYRTIGTNRLFVDAYIAIMEQFKWTRVASITEDESNDNTSQMEKKLKLRNFTLVINRKLQAVVTPTEMKEHLHKLKEVHAKIITADIQINNAAILFCEAHKLGMTQRDDYVWFLPTWLPKDFRLWENIVNRSCTASELRNAIEGHFSVRHTPFGNPDAVMQEGKPIRAWLEQYRNQSGEPSNYAGFTYDAVWAYALAAHKLLLKDQYAVNYLRNSEIVNRFSELIEQTDFEGLSGHVSFAQGELAGSRLIDLDILQWKNASYVQVGKFKPITKGKGDRMHMSGGNLSLSFNNILWLKGLVPEDGRYDCQFSGLARTFRVNCETAAMVFAIVFCLLAISLISFISFWFWKKRYSHKLKRSAQIMKMFGIDLLSPSQNKMNTLDKWEIPKENVVVNRRLGEGAFGMVYGGEAQITSGHWTAVAVKTLKSGQSMEDRLDFLSEAEAMKKFDHKNIIKLLGVCLQSEPIYTVMEFMLYGDLKTYLLARRNMVKEKITDDSDISAKRLTLYAMDIACGLAYLSEKKYVHRDIALRNCLVNAQRVVKIADFGMARPTFESDYYRFNRKGVRKLFPVRWMPPETLVLGLFTPASDIWSFGVVLYEVITFGSYPYQGLTNNQVLEYVKNGKTMHIPFGVKPPLEGLLKACWSQEASKRPTALEVVEYISSYPRLLTPTLDVPATSIDLADSQSDKINECGIRELSNLTISANTYTEPDTIYKPLCDTGSFTPITPDGYSIMSPLLAPQTNEKPSSFIK from the exons ATGATTGGGCTGCTACCATTTTTCGTGATCATTCTGGTGTCATCCGGAATAGATAGTTCTCAATTTCACTGCGTTAACAATAATG taGATATTACTTCACAAGAGCCAAAAATACATGAATTGGAAATTGGACTACAAACGACCAATCGACCGTTACACCAGGTGATTacgcgcatcttcttcatgtTTTTAAAAGATGTCCTGGGCTACAGAAATATTCGAATTATACCGATAAATAGTTACAATGCCTGGACGACACTGGATTTGGTTAG GCGCGATAATAGGTACCCTAACATCAGCATGATTAATATACAAGCTTGGATGCCGTATACTTTTGGGACCTTGCCTGAAAATGTTTTGAGTGCGGGCGCTTCAATGACTCTCGGTCGCTTCGGCTGGTTTGTACCGAAAACACAACAACCAAAGGACGTGTTCGCATACCAAAGTTTACACTACGAAATCTTTCAAAATGTCAACCACACTTACTATGATCTGTACGTATTGGAAGATAGCGTACTAAATGGACTACTAAAAATCCGCAG TGCTCTGGAGTACAGAAATCCCAACTGCGTCGGATACAAATGTGCAACAATATTGGCCGAGTTCAGAAACGATTCCAGCTTCGTTGAGGATCAACTGATTGAAACTGGCATGATGGTAAATGTACTTTGGCTTGGCGAAAGGTTTAGAGAGACAATTGAGTGGCTTATCAAGGAGTACGAACAGAAATTTCCGGATGGATCGAAGCGATTGGTCATTTTGCATTGGACGCCATCCGAAATAATAGCCGACCAAAACGCGTTTCAGCAAATTACAATGCCCAGATGTGAGGATTTTAATTGCTTACAGCGCTCAGGCTGCAAATATGAGCTGACTCccattttaaaatattatgcCAAGCGTTTGGCAACTGACAAGCAACTTATGCACGTACTTCGGTACTTCAATCTATCTGACAAGCATTTGGCATATATTAGAAAGGGTCTCAAGTACTATCGACAGGATCAaagtgttgctgctgatgaaaTGTACGATAAAGTCGCGTGCCATTGGCTGCTGACCAATAAGAACTATTACAATTTGTGGAAGGAAAGCAATCAAACGATTACTCTACTGATCGGTGGTATATTTCCAATCAATATAACCAATAGAGGACACGAAAATGTTATGAATGTGGCGAAACAGGCTGCATCCGCAATCAATAAAGACCAAACCATACTGCCTGGCTATAATCTGGAGATCTTGGTAAACAATGGGCAATGCAAGTCGGACATGGTCATGAAATCCTTTATACACTATTACAGCATTCCAAACATGCTGGGTGTTTTGGGACCAGCGTGCAGCGAAACTGTAGAGCCAATAGCTGGCATTTCGAAGCACATGAACATGATGATCATGTCCTACTCGGCGGAGGGTGCCAGCTTTAGTAATCGCCAAGCATATCCATATTTTTATCGCACAATTGGCACAAATCGGCTGTTTGTTGATGCATATATCGCCATCATGGAGCAATTTAAATGGACTCGTGTGGCATCTATAACAGAAGATGAATCCAATGATAATACCTCACAAATGGAGAAAAAGTTAAAACTTCGCAATTTTACGCTTGTTATAAATCGAAAATTGCAAGCCGTTGTCACTCCCACGGAAATGAAAGAG CATCTACACAAACTAAAAGAAGTTCATGCCAAAATTATAACTGCGGACATACAAATCAACAATGCTGCCATACTGTTTTGTGAAGCTCACAAGTTGGGG atgACACAACGAGATGATTATGTTTGGTTTCTTCCAACTTGGCTGCCAAAAGACTTTCGATTATGGGAAAATATAGTCAACAGGAGCTGTACTGCCAGTGAGCTcagaaat GCAATCGAAGGTCACTTTAGTGTCAGGCACACTCCATTTGGTAACCCTGATGCCGTAATGCAGGAGGGTAAGCCAATAAGGGCTTGGCTGGAACAATATAGAAACCAATCTGGAGAGCCTTCAAACTACGCAGGCTTTACGTACGACGCGGTTTGGGCCTATGCGTTAGCCGCGCATAAATTGCTCCTGAAGGACCAGTATGCTGTCAATTATTTGAGGAATTCGGAGATTGTCAATCGGTTTAGTGAACTAATTGAACAAACTGACTTTGAAGGTTTGTCCGGTCATGTGTCGTTTGCCCAAGGAGAGCTCGCGGGATCACGTCTCATCGACTTGGACATTCTGCAGTGGAAAAATGCTAGCTACGTACAAGTGGGAAAGTTCAAGCCCATCACAAAGGGCAAGGGAGACAGAATGCATATGTCCGGTGGTAATTTATCGTTGAGTTTCAACAATATATTATGGCTGAAAGGTCTGGTGCCAGAGGATGGTAGATACGACTGCCAGTTCTCTGGATTGGCTCGCACATTTCGAGTGAACTGTGAAACGGCTGCGATGGTTTTCGccattgtattttgtttgctggcaaTTTCCTTGATTTCTTTTATATCTTTCTGGTTTTGGAAGAAACGCTACAGCCATAAGCTGAAACGATCGGCACAGATAATGAAGATGTTCGGTATAGATCTGCTCTCTCCATCGCAGAATAAAATGAACACTTTGGACAAATGGGAAATTCCAAAGGAGAACGTTGTGGTTAACCGTCGGTTAGGAGAGGGTGCATTCGGCATGGTTTACGGTGGAGAGGCTCAAATAACTTCTGGTCATTGGACTGCAGTGGCTGTAAAAACACTGAAGTCGGGTCAGTCCATGGAAGATCGTTTGGACTTCTTgtcggaggcagaggcaatgaagaaatttgatcataaaaacataattaaactCTTAGGCGTTTGTTTGCAAAGTGAACCCATATACACGGTAATGGAGTTCATGTTGTATGGAGATCTAAAAACGTATCTATTGGCCCGTAGGAACATGGTGAAAGAAAAAATCACAGATGACAGTGATATTTCCGCAAAGCGTCTTACGTTGTATGCCATGGACATTGCTTGTGGTCTTGCGTACTTAAGTGAAAAGAAATACGTTCACCGGGACATAGCGCTTAGAAATTGCCTCGTAAATGCCCAGAGAGTTGTCAAAATCGCAGATTTTGGTATGGCCAGACCCACGTTTGAGAGTGATTATTACAGATTTAATAGAAAGGGCGTTCGGAAGCTATTTCCCGTGCGTTGGATGCCACCAGAAACACTAGTCTTGGGCTTATTTACTCCAGCCTCTGATATTTGGTCATTCGGGGTGGTGCTCTATGAAGTAATTACGTTTGGCTCGTATCCATACCAAGGCTTAACGAACAATCAGGTTCTTGAATACGTTAAGAATGGTAAAACGATGCATATACCTTTTGGTGTTAAGCCGCCACTAGAGGGTCTCTTAAAGGCATGCTGGAGCCAGGAGGCGAGCAAACGGCCCACTGCCTTGGAGGTTGTGGAGTACATTTCCAGCTACCCTCGACTCCTAACTCCTACTCTTGATGTGCCTGCCACTTCTATTGACCTGGCGGATAGTCAATCcgataaaataaatgaatgcgGCATAAGGGAGCTGAGTAATTTGACCATTTCGGCCAATACTTATACTGAGCCCGATACCATATACAAACCACTTTGCGATACTGGTTCGTTTACACCCATAACACCCGATGGATACAGTATAATGTCCCCACTCCTAGCGCCCCAAACGAATGAAAAGCCCAGCtcatttataaaataa